One Nitrospira sp. DNA segment encodes these proteins:
- the galU gene encoding UTP--glucose-1-phosphate uridylyltransferase GalU, whose amino-acid sequence MSSHTVRKAIIPAAGLGTRFLPATKASPKEMLPLVDKPLIQYTVEEAVASGIEDIIVITGRGKRAIEDHFDRSVELEENLKGTGKSQMLNQIRQISNLANFCYVRQSEALGLGHAVLCAQHLIGDEPFAVILGDEIIDAQVPALAQLIHIYKKRHGAVLGVQEVPKQDVGRYGIVTPTKLGKGLHRVDDLVEKPSPAEAPSNLAVIGRYILPPEIFPILRKTRPGKNGEIQLTDALKELAKKMPMYAHEVVGHRHDAGDKLGFLIATVEFALKNPSLGPDFHEYLSNRMRPATGTRRT is encoded by the coding sequence ATGTCATCGCACACCGTCAGAAAAGCCATTATCCCTGCGGCAGGCCTCGGCACTCGTTTCCTTCCCGCCACAAAAGCTTCCCCGAAAGAGATGTTGCCGCTGGTCGACAAACCGTTGATCCAATACACGGTTGAAGAAGCCGTCGCCTCCGGCATCGAAGATATCATCGTCATCACGGGCCGGGGCAAACGCGCCATCGAAGATCACTTCGACCGCTCCGTCGAACTGGAAGAAAATCTTAAAGGGACCGGCAAGTCCCAGATGCTCAACCAGATCCGCCAGATTTCGAACCTCGCGAATTTTTGCTATGTCCGCCAGTCGGAAGCCTTGGGATTGGGCCATGCCGTTCTCTGCGCGCAGCATCTGATCGGCGATGAACCCTTCGCGGTCATCCTCGGGGATGAAATCATCGATGCCCAGGTCCCGGCACTCGCGCAACTCATCCACATATACAAGAAACGCCATGGGGCCGTCCTGGGTGTACAAGAAGTCCCGAAACAAGATGTGGGCCGGTACGGGATTGTCACGCCGACGAAGCTTGGGAAAGGCCTGCATCGCGTGGACGACCTGGTCGAGAAACCGTCGCCGGCCGAGGCGCCGTCCAATCTCGCGGTCATTGGCCGCTATATCCTTCCGCCGGAGATTTTCCCGATCCTACGAAAGACACGCCCGGGGAAAAACGGAGAGATCCAATTGACCGATGCCTTGAAAGAACTGGCAAAAAAAATGCCCATGTATGCCCATGAAGTGGTGGGACACCGCCACGATGCGGGAGACAAGTTGGGATTCTTAATTGCAACGGTAGAGTTTGCGCTCAAGAACCCCTCCCTCGGGCCTGACTTTCACGAATACCTCTCAAACAGAATGCGTCCGGCCACAGGCACTCGTCGTACCTGA
- a CDS encoding DUF2062 domain-containing protein: MADSRSFRSLLRQVLHLQESPQRTAFAFALGVFVAFCPAYGFHMILVGLFTWLFELNFVALLAGALINNPWTIIPILGLTYWSGALLIGRTDTPVFDWHDLSFAALYQQMLPYAVPFALGGIVLSLIGSLLAYPAACYFISKYRRSHSPHDLAPLPPHDPLG, translated from the coding sequence GTGGCTGACAGCAGATCGTTCCGCTCACTCCTTCGCCAGGTGCTGCACCTTCAAGAGTCGCCTCAGCGAACCGCCTTTGCTTTTGCCCTCGGGGTATTTGTCGCCTTCTGTCCGGCCTATGGCTTTCACATGATTCTCGTTGGCTTGTTCACTTGGCTGTTCGAACTCAATTTTGTGGCTCTGCTGGCCGGAGCCCTCATCAACAATCCCTGGACGATCATCCCGATTCTCGGCCTAACCTACTGGAGCGGGGCCCTGCTGATCGGGCGAACCGATACGCCGGTTTTCGATTGGCACGACCTCAGTTTCGCCGCCCTCTACCAACAAATGCTCCCCTATGCCGTGCCATTTGCCCTGGGGGGTATCGTCCTCAGCCTTATCGGATCGCTCCTGGCGTATCCCGCCGCCTGCTATTTCATTTCGAAATATCGCCGCTCGCACTCCCCACACGATCTTGCGCCATTGCCGCCCCATGATCCGCTGGGCTAA
- a CDS encoding HD domain-containing protein gives MQQVDEPINAPYDGSALIADPIHKYVSFTVPYAIPDPHERTEKDLIDSPWVQRLRYIYQLQSARWVYPSAEHTRFVHSLGTMHVAGRFARHLYPYLKKVVKDVPSANYVEELLRVTALVHDIGHGPFCHFFDDNYLHGFHLTHEKLGQIIVREHLGSIIRKIRRSPSGPFDKGEELNPDQIAHLILKEKGKDNSKIPRWLDMLQPVISGSYTGDNLDYVLRDSYMCGVAVGPVDLTRLIHYTIITDKGFTIHKTGLPALQMFLNTRMYLYSNVYFHRTTRAIDIHLRDIFGDTMKLLFPNDPRKKMEDYLRLTDWSLLEEVRQWATSRQKAHRQLGQEWARILDRDVKWKMAYSTALKEKGQERGMAFPSHEQFALQIAKELPKELRKVEFRVDMAPLDPRPDPKDRRGNPLYVYDPGTRQVSADPLEEFLDLLPTRLIQFRVYGLDHRHDAALSRATATVLNKTPSSLESNY, from the coding sequence ATGCAACAGGTTGACGAACCCATCAACGCCCCCTATGACGGCTCCGCCCTCATCGCCGATCCGATCCACAAGTATGTCTCGTTCACCGTTCCCTATGCGATTCCCGATCCTCACGAACGCACGGAAAAGGATCTGATCGATTCACCCTGGGTCCAACGGCTCCGCTACATTTATCAGCTCCAGAGTGCGCGCTGGGTCTATCCCTCGGCAGAACATACACGGTTCGTCCATTCTCTCGGCACCATGCACGTGGCCGGACGGTTCGCCCGGCATCTGTACCCCTATCTCAAGAAAGTCGTGAAGGACGTCCCTTCGGCCAACTATGTCGAGGAACTGCTGCGAGTGACCGCATTAGTCCATGACATCGGCCACGGCCCCTTTTGTCACTTCTTCGACGACAACTATCTCCACGGGTTTCATCTCACCCACGAAAAGCTGGGACAGATCATTGTCCGCGAACATCTCGGATCCATTATTCGGAAAATCCGGCGCAGCCCGTCAGGGCCTTTTGACAAAGGGGAAGAACTGAACCCCGATCAGATCGCCCATCTGATCCTGAAGGAAAAGGGGAAGGACAATTCCAAGATCCCGCGTTGGCTCGACATGCTGCAACCGGTCATCTCCGGCAGCTATACCGGCGACAACCTGGACTATGTGCTCCGCGACTCGTACATGTGTGGCGTGGCCGTGGGCCCTGTCGATCTGACTCGACTAATCCACTACACCATCATCACCGACAAAGGATTCACCATCCACAAGACCGGGCTCCCGGCCTTGCAAATGTTCCTGAACACCAGGATGTACCTCTATTCCAACGTGTATTTTCATCGCACGACGAGAGCCATCGACATCCACCTGCGGGACATTTTCGGGGACACAATGAAGCTCCTGTTCCCGAACGATCCGCGCAAAAAGATGGAAGACTATCTGAGACTCACCGACTGGTCGCTACTGGAGGAGGTCCGCCAATGGGCGACCTCCCGCCAGAAAGCGCACCGCCAGCTCGGCCAGGAATGGGCGCGCATCCTGGATCGCGATGTGAAGTGGAAGATGGCCTATAGCACGGCATTGAAGGAGAAGGGGCAGGAACGGGGCATGGCATTCCCGAGTCACGAGCAATTCGCGCTGCAAATTGCGAAGGAGCTGCCCAAAGAACTGAGGAAGGTGGAGTTTCGTGTCGATATGGCCCCGCTCGACCCACGGCCGGATCCGAAAGATCGCCGAGGGAATCCGCTCTATGTCTATGACCCCGGGACCAGACAGGTCTCAGCCGACCCGCTGGAAGAATTTCTCGATTTGCTTCCGACCCGCCTGATTCAGTTCAGAGTCTACGGGCTGGATCACCGCCATGACGCAGCCTTATCGCGCGCCACAGCCACCGTCCTCAACAAGACTCCCTCCAGCCTTGAATCAAATTATTAG
- the lon gene encoding endopeptidase La — MTDSIEQDLQPPQNVEVPDQLPLLPVRDIVVFPYMVLPLFVGREMSIKAIEAALAGNRMIFLATQKALDVENPKPEDIHAIGTVGIIMRMLKLPDERIKILVQGIAKAKVTNYIQSDPYYSVRIDKMPDTKITATTLESEAVMRTVKEQIERIVSLGKVLIPDVMVVIENLEEPGRLADMVASNLGLKVDVTQSVLELPDPIQRLRRVSDILGKEIEVLSMQQKIQAQAKGEMDKTQREYFLREQLKAIQKELGELDERAEEVTEFRKRIAEAKMPEKVLKEAEKQLKRLEKMHPDTAESATVRTYLEWMVELPWSKRSKDNLDLKAAARVLNEDHYDLEKVKERILEYLAVRKLKEKMKGPILCFVGPPGVGKTSLGKSIAKALGREFVRISLGGVRDEAEIRGHRRTYVGALPGRLIQGMKQAGTANPVFMLDEVDKVGMDFRGDPSAALLEVLDPEQNNAFTDHYLAVPFDLTEVMFITTANLIDPILPALRDRMEIIEIPGYTEEEKLGIAQTYLIPRQLTEHGITTKHVKVSDPALRQIITNYTREAGVRNLEREIANVMRKVAKKVAEGKGQGFPVNPANLHKYLGVPKYVPEAELEKDEIGVATGLAWTESGGDVLYIEATAMKGKGHLTLTGHLGDVMKESAQAALSYVRSREKTLNLNPDMFSKQDLHIHVPAGAIPKDGPSAGITMATAIASALSGIPVRRDLAMTGEITLRGRVMAIGGLKEKILAAKRAMLTTVILPRRNKKDLEEIPKHILKGIQLHFADTMDDVMKVALRRKPKATAAPKKNSTPSAAARSKPSRTQKSRRTAGGGATRATIMALPAHLRP, encoded by the coding sequence ATGACTGACTCGATTGAACAAGATCTTCAGCCCCCGCAGAACGTAGAAGTCCCGGACCAGCTGCCGCTCTTGCCCGTTCGCGATATTGTCGTCTTCCCTTATATGGTGTTACCGCTGTTTGTCGGACGCGAGATGTCCATCAAGGCCATCGAAGCAGCCCTGGCCGGCAATCGCATGATCTTCCTGGCCACCCAGAAGGCGCTCGACGTCGAGAATCCAAAACCCGAAGACATTCATGCGATCGGTACCGTCGGCATCATCATGCGCATGCTCAAGCTGCCCGATGAACGGATCAAGATTCTCGTGCAAGGCATCGCCAAAGCCAAGGTCACGAATTACATTCAATCCGACCCCTACTACTCCGTGCGCATCGACAAGATGCCCGACACCAAGATCACGGCCACGACGTTGGAATCCGAGGCCGTCATGCGAACGGTCAAGGAGCAGATCGAACGGATCGTCAGCCTGGGCAAAGTCCTGATTCCCGACGTCATGGTCGTCATCGAGAATCTGGAAGAGCCCGGACGCCTGGCCGACATGGTGGCGTCAAACCTCGGTCTCAAAGTCGATGTCACGCAAAGCGTCCTGGAGCTTCCGGACCCGATCCAGCGGCTCCGACGGGTCAGCGACATTCTCGGCAAAGAAATCGAAGTCCTCTCGATGCAGCAAAAGATTCAGGCCCAGGCCAAGGGCGAGATGGACAAAACGCAGCGGGAATACTTCCTGCGCGAACAGCTCAAAGCGATCCAAAAAGAACTGGGGGAACTCGACGAGCGGGCGGAAGAAGTGACGGAGTTCCGGAAACGGATCGCCGAGGCCAAGATGCCGGAAAAGGTCTTGAAAGAAGCGGAGAAACAGCTGAAGCGGCTGGAGAAGATGCATCCGGATACCGCGGAGTCCGCCACAGTCCGCACCTATCTCGAATGGATGGTTGAGCTCCCCTGGTCGAAACGGTCCAAAGACAACCTCGACCTCAAAGCCGCCGCCCGGGTGCTCAATGAGGATCACTACGATCTCGAAAAAGTGAAAGAGCGCATACTCGAGTACCTGGCCGTCCGGAAACTCAAAGAGAAAATGAAAGGGCCGATTCTCTGCTTCGTCGGCCCTCCGGGTGTCGGAAAAACATCGCTGGGAAAATCCATCGCCAAAGCCTTGGGACGGGAATTCGTCCGCATCAGCCTCGGCGGCGTGCGCGACGAAGCCGAAATCCGCGGCCATCGCCGCACCTATGTCGGCGCGCTCCCCGGCCGCCTGATTCAAGGGATGAAGCAGGCCGGAACAGCTAACCCCGTCTTCATGCTCGACGAAGTCGACAAAGTCGGCATGGACTTTCGAGGAGATCCTTCAGCCGCGCTGCTCGAAGTGTTGGACCCCGAGCAAAACAACGCATTTACCGACCACTATCTCGCCGTGCCATTTGACCTGACTGAGGTCATGTTCATTACCACGGCGAATCTGATCGATCCGATTCTTCCGGCCCTGCGCGACCGGATGGAGATCATTGAAATTCCCGGGTACACCGAAGAAGAAAAGCTGGGCATCGCGCAAACCTACTTGATTCCCCGGCAGCTGACTGAACACGGCATCACCACCAAGCATGTGAAGGTGAGCGACCCCGCGCTTCGGCAGATCATCACCAACTATACGCGTGAAGCCGGTGTGCGAAATCTGGAACGCGAAATCGCCAACGTGATGCGGAAGGTCGCCAAGAAAGTCGCCGAAGGGAAAGGCCAGGGCTTCCCCGTCAATCCAGCAAACCTGCACAAATACTTGGGCGTCCCCAAATATGTCCCGGAGGCCGAACTCGAAAAAGATGAAATCGGTGTCGCCACCGGATTGGCCTGGACTGAGTCGGGCGGCGATGTCCTCTATATCGAAGCCACGGCGATGAAGGGGAAGGGCCATCTGACACTCACCGGACATCTCGGCGACGTGATGAAGGAATCCGCCCAGGCCGCCCTCAGCTATGTGCGGTCACGTGAAAAAACCCTCAATCTCAATCCGGACATGTTCAGCAAGCAGGATCTCCACATCCATGTCCCGGCCGGAGCCATCCCCAAAGACGGACCCTCCGCCGGCATTACCATGGCCACCGCGATTGCCTCGGCGCTGTCGGGCATTCCTGTCCGGCGAGATCTGGCCATGACCGGTGAAATTACCTTGCGTGGCCGCGTCATGGCCATCGGGGGACTCAAAGAAAAGATTCTCGCAGCCAAACGGGCCATGCTCACGACCGTGATCCTCCCGCGGCGGAACAAGAAAGACTTGGAAGAAATCCCCAAACACATCCTAAAGGGCATCCAGCTGCACTTTGCCGACACCATGGACGATGTCATGAAGGTAGCCCTGCGCCGAAAGCCGAAGGCCACGGCAGCGCCCAAGAAGAATTCCACCCCGTCGGCGGCCGCACGGAGTAAACCCTCGCGGACACAGAAGAGCCGAAGAACCGCCGGAGGGGGAGCCACACGGGCCACCATCATGGCCTTGCCCGCTCACCTCCGGCCATAA
- the thiL gene encoding thiamine-phosphate kinase — protein MARRKATQPIQEFPLIRQLQRRHERRSPLIRKGIGDDAAVVSIPAGDWAVLTTDLLTEGIHFDLRTTSPASVGYRAAMANLSDVAAMGATPRFLLVSIAIPPTLCAADILALYRGLMSASDQYHMHLIGGDTSASLQGLFLSIMVLGTTPEGRALFRKGARAGDGIYVTGTLGDSLAGLQLLTRCRTPHQETRLTRADRDFLIDRHQHPTARVREGLWLNQAPLATAMIDLSDGLSGDLRHVCEASQVGAEIELSRLPISPACRAYADKQEVDPSTLALAGGEDYELLFTVAALNEQKLIRQARARRCPITKIGTIRPRRFGLQSLASDGTRVPLPVTSYRHFT, from the coding sequence ATGGCCCGCCGCAAGGCCACACAGCCCATCCAGGAATTTCCGCTCATCCGGCAACTCCAGCGCCGGCATGAGCGGCGCAGTCCGTTGATTCGGAAAGGCATCGGGGATGATGCCGCGGTTGTCTCGATCCCCGCCGGCGACTGGGCCGTGCTCACCACCGACCTCCTGACCGAAGGCATCCATTTCGACCTACGCACAACCTCGCCAGCGTCAGTCGGCTATCGAGCGGCGATGGCTAATCTGAGCGATGTCGCGGCCATGGGCGCCACCCCTCGGTTTCTTCTGGTATCGATTGCGATTCCGCCCACACTCTGCGCCGCCGACATCCTCGCGTTATACAGAGGGCTTATGTCGGCAAGTGACCAGTACCATATGCATCTGATCGGTGGCGATACGTCGGCCTCACTCCAAGGCCTCTTCCTGAGCATCATGGTGCTCGGCACTACTCCAGAGGGCCGTGCCTTGTTTCGAAAGGGTGCACGAGCCGGAGACGGGATCTACGTCACCGGCACGCTCGGAGATTCGCTCGCAGGGCTTCAACTCCTCACACGCTGTCGCACGCCACACCAAGAAACCCGGCTGACGAGAGCCGACCGGGATTTTCTGATCGACCGGCACCAACACCCGACCGCCCGGGTACGGGAAGGCCTCTGGCTCAATCAGGCACCGTTAGCGACTGCAATGATCGATCTCTCAGACGGACTCTCCGGGGATCTCCGCCATGTGTGCGAAGCCAGCCAGGTAGGGGCAGAGATTGAGCTCTCGCGCCTCCCCATTTCACCGGCCTGTCGAGCCTATGCCGACAAGCAAGAAGTGGATCCCAGCACGCTGGCGCTGGCGGGCGGGGAAGACTATGAACTGCTTTTTACTGTCGCTGCACTCAATGAGCAGAAGCTCATACGTCAGGCCCGAGCCAGGCGATGCCCGATCACCAAAATCGGGACGATTCGTCCACGCCGATTCGGCCTGCAATCCCTCGCTTCCGATGGCACCAGAGTACCATTGCCCGTCACCAGTTACCGCCATTTCACCTAA